A single window of Oncorhynchus kisutch isolate 150728-3 unplaced genomic scaffold, Okis_V2 scaffold3001, whole genome shotgun sequence DNA harbors:
- the LOC116371224 gene encoding WD repeat-containing protein 88 encodes MTWRNIDPLSLDETIDEGKEEKDVEKRRASVWEHQELAQIPIKVLRGHTDAVTGCHFCFDDTKVLTSSQDKTAALWDTESGAALLVFERGHLSNISECALIPDKKRLITASWDKTLNAWDLETGKIIWTAAQAGLLTSCSVSEDGKYVVSSSDLENAICLTSADTGERLFHIKDHHKSTITRCRFDPQSQHVASVSEDRTIKLWDLVSTQTTLSINSTHTNVISNCCFTANGRYLCTASWDKTLQLWDVQTGTFRSHGGLTLSKGHDGSVSSCTFSVDGSVLVSGAYDRTVAVWNMETLCKTLELKGHADWVTDVAISADKKWVASASKDTTVRLWNIEHSEEIPAVIETRKAQGMGYHILQCEECGKAFSISRLENSDLVTKCVFCRLKTETRSHLQPPPLLSSVLPIEDRNQIPSSTTSSVV; translated from the exons ATGACTTGGAGAAATATCGACCCTTTGTCACTTGATGAGACCATTGATGaagggaaagaggagaaggaTGTGGAGAAGAGAAGAGCCTCGGTGTGGGAACATCAGGAGCTAGCCCAG ATTCCTATCAAGGTGCTGAGGGGTCACACAGATGCTGTCACCGGCTGCCACTTCTGCTTTGATGACACCAAAGTCCTGACCAGTTCCCAGGACAAGACGGCCGCTCTGTGG GACACGGAGAGTGGCGCTGCGCTGTTGGTGTTTGAGAGAGGACATCTGTCCAACATCTCTGAGTGTGCCTTGATCCCTGACAAGAAAAG GCTGATTACTGCGTCATGGGACAAGACCCTAAATGCATGGGACCTGGAGACTGGCAAGATCATT TGGACTGCAGCTCAGGCTGGTCTCCTGACCTCATGTAGCGTCTCAGAGGACGGGAAGTACGTAGTCTCCTCCTCCGACCTGGAGAATGCAATCTGCCTGACCTCAGCTGATACAGGGGAGAGGCTCTTCCACATCAAAG ATCACCACAAGTCTACGATCACGCGGTGCCGGTTTGATCCTCAGAGTCAGCACGTAGCCAGTGTCTCTGAAGACAGAACCATCAAACTGTGGGACCTGGTCTCCACCCAAACCACCCTCTCCATCAACAG CACCCACACCAACGTCATCTCAAACTGCTGTTTCACTGCTAACGGACGCTACTTGTGCACTGCATCATGGGACAAGACTCTGCAGCTGTGGGACGTCCAGACAGGAACGTTCCGTTCCCACGGTGGCCTGACCCTTAGCAAGGGACACGACGGATCCGTCAGCTCCTGCACCTTCTCTGTGGACG GGTCAGTCCTTGTGTCGGGGGCGTATGACAGAACAGTGGCTGTGTGGAACATGGAGACCCTCTGCAAGACCCTGGAGTTGAAG GGACATGCGGATTGGGTGACAGATGTGGCAATCAGTGCGGACAAAAAATGGGTGGCCTCAGCTTCCaag GACACCACTGTCAGGTTGTGGAATATAGAACACTCTGAAGAGATACCTGCTGTTATTGAGACCAGGAAGGCTCAGGGAATGGGCTATCATATCCTCCAG TGTGAGGAGTGTGGAAAGGCTTTTTCCATTTCTCGACTGGAGAACTCCGACTTGGTCACAAAGTGTGTGTTCTGCCGATTGAAGACAGAAACCAGATCCCATCTTCAACCACCTCCTCTGTTGTCTAGTGTTCTGCCGATTGAAGACAGAAACCAGATCCCATCTTCAACCACCTCCTCTGTTGTCTAG